From a region of the Corallococcus coralloides DSM 2259 genome:
- a CDS encoding RNA polymerase sigma factor has protein sequence MGSTPTPDALLLAAHAGDRDAMVHLLQLQQPNLRRYAQKRCLISDVDDAVQEALLVMSRQLSAVRQLASFSGWMFKIVQRECRRLARTVMKNDPYEEALVDQWMSAHTPDSLRLDMASALESLPPQYLEVVVLRDFEALSIREMAERLSLDPAAVKSRLHRARVMIREYLLA, from the coding sequence ATGGGCTCGACTCCGACTCCCGACGCGCTGTTGCTCGCGGCCCACGCCGGTGACCGGGACGCGATGGTGCACCTGCTCCAGCTCCAGCAGCCGAACCTCCGGCGCTACGCGCAGAAGCGCTGCCTCATCAGCGACGTGGACGACGCGGTCCAGGAGGCCCTGCTGGTGATGTCCCGCCAGCTGTCCGCCGTGCGCCAGCTGGCGTCGTTCTCCGGGTGGATGTTCAAGATCGTCCAGCGCGAGTGCCGCCGCCTGGCCCGCACGGTGATGAAGAACGACCCCTACGAGGAAGCGCTCGTGGACCAGTGGATGTCCGCGCACACGCCGGACTCGCTGCGGTTGGACATGGCGTCCGCGCTGGAGTCGCTGCCGCCGCAGTACCTGGAGGTCGTCGTGCTGCGCGACTTCGAGGCGCTCTCCATCCGCGAGATGGCCGAGCGCCTGTCGCTGGACCCGGCGGCGGTGAAGAGCCGTCTGCACCGCGCCCGCGTGATGATCCGCGAATACCTGCTGGCCTGA
- a CDS encoding DoxX family membrane protein — MDATLSSTTPGVDASPKKKSFARFLPTVARVFMGLVFFVFGLNGFLEFIPTPKDLSPTDPAVAFGIAMKATGFLFALVKGTETVVGLLLLANRFVPLALALIAPVIVNIFLTHAFLAPSGLGMAVMLLAAELFLAWSYRAAYRPMLAMKVNPGS, encoded by the coding sequence ATGGACGCCACCCTCTCCTCCACCACCCCCGGGGTGGACGCCTCACCGAAGAAGAAGTCGTTTGCCCGCTTCCTGCCGACGGTGGCCCGCGTGTTCATGGGGCTGGTGTTCTTCGTCTTCGGCCTGAACGGGTTCCTGGAGTTCATTCCCACGCCCAAGGACCTGAGCCCGACGGACCCTGCGGTGGCCTTTGGCATCGCAATGAAGGCGACGGGCTTCCTGTTCGCGCTGGTGAAGGGCACGGAGACGGTGGTGGGGCTGCTGCTGCTGGCCAACCGCTTCGTCCCGCTGGCGCTGGCGCTCATTGCCCCGGTCATCGTGAACATCTTCCTGACGCACGCCTTCCTGGCGCCGTCGGGCCTGGGTATGGCGGTGATGCTCCTGGCGGCCGAACTCTTCCTGGCCTGGTCCTACCGGGCGGCGTACCGCCCGATGCTCGCCATGAAGGTCAACCCAGGCTCTTGA
- a CDS encoding NAD(P)-dependent alcohol dehydrogenase, which yields MISARGYAAPDASSPLAPYPFERREPGPRDVQLDVLYCGVCHTDLHMVRNDWGFSTYPLVPGHEIVGRVVRVGSDVTKFRPGDLAGVGTMVDSCRACVDCRDGYEQYCKVQGVLTYGSRERDGKGITQGGYSDRLVVDEHFALKVPGNLDPAAVAPLLCAGITTYSPLRHWKVGPGQKVGVVGLGGLGHLGVKFALALGAHVTVFSHTDRKKQDALRLGAHEVVVSSRPEEMAAKANSLDFILDTVSAVHDVNAYLDLLRRDGHLVLVGFPSRPLEVAPVALLSRRASFSGSGTGGLPETQAMLDFCGEHGIVSDIELIPIQGINEAFTRLEKGDVKYRFVLDLKSLG from the coding sequence ATGATTTCCGCTCGCGGTTACGCGGCCCCGGATGCCTCTTCCCCTCTTGCCCCCTACCCGTTCGAGCGCCGCGAGCCCGGCCCGCGTGACGTGCAGCTGGACGTCCTCTACTGCGGCGTCTGCCACACGGACCTGCACATGGTCCGGAACGACTGGGGCTTCTCGACCTACCCGCTGGTACCGGGGCACGAAATCGTGGGCCGGGTGGTCCGCGTGGGCAGCGACGTGACGAAGTTCCGCCCGGGGGACCTGGCGGGCGTGGGCACGATGGTGGACTCGTGCCGCGCCTGCGTGGACTGCCGGGACGGGTATGAGCAGTACTGCAAGGTCCAGGGCGTCCTGACCTACGGCAGCCGGGAGCGGGACGGGAAGGGCATCACGCAGGGCGGGTACTCGGACCGCCTCGTGGTGGACGAGCACTTCGCGCTGAAGGTGCCCGGCAACCTGGACCCGGCGGCGGTGGCGCCGCTGCTCTGCGCGGGCATCACCACGTACTCACCGCTGCGGCACTGGAAGGTGGGGCCGGGGCAGAAGGTGGGCGTGGTGGGGCTGGGCGGGCTGGGGCACCTGGGCGTGAAGTTCGCGCTGGCGCTGGGCGCGCACGTCACGGTCTTCAGCCACACGGACCGCAAGAAGCAGGACGCGCTGCGGCTGGGCGCCCATGAGGTGGTCGTGTCGTCGAGGCCAGAGGAGATGGCGGCGAAGGCGAACAGCCTCGACTTCATCCTCGACACCGTCTCCGCGGTCCACGACGTCAACGCCTACCTGGACCTGCTGCGGCGCGACGGGCACCTGGTGCTGGTGGGCTTCCCGTCCCGGCCGCTGGAGGTGGCCCCGGTCGCGCTCCTCTCCCGGCGCGCGAGCTTCTCCGGCTCCGGCACCGGCGGCCTGCCGGAGACCCAGGCCATGCTCGACTTCTGCGGCGAGCACGGCATCGTCTCCGACATCGAATTGATTCCCATCCAGGGCATCAACGAAGCGTTCACGCGGCTGGAGAAGGGCGACGTGAAGTACCGCTTCGTCCTCGACCTCAAGAGCCTGGGTTGA
- a CDS encoding LysR family transcriptional regulator: MATTPLNALNAFLAVGRRRSFASAAIELGISPSALSQQVRHLESRLGVPLLTRTTRSVALTDAGQRLLERAGPSVAQALEALEAATASAGDITGRVRLSVPTISLSTVVTPILLRFAQRHPQVEVELRIEDRFVDIVAEGLDAGIRPFEAVERDMVQVRLSKRFRYVVVGSPAYLKRKGTPQRPEDLLDHDCVNIVLPSSGAKYAWELERGRKTWRIPVRGPVLATNEEVLVAMAEAGLALMYAFEPTIVPRLKRGTLKLVLEPYAAWMEGLFLYFPSRAQVSPAFRAFLDVAREVTAARD, encoded by the coding sequence ATGGCCACCACCCCCCTCAATGCCCTGAACGCCTTCCTCGCCGTGGGGCGCCGGCGCAGCTTCGCGTCGGCGGCCATCGAGCTGGGCATCTCCCCGTCCGCGCTAAGCCAGCAGGTGCGCCACTTGGAGTCACGGCTGGGCGTGCCGCTGCTCACCCGCACGACGCGCAGCGTGGCGCTGACGGACGCGGGGCAGCGGCTCTTGGAGCGCGCCGGCCCTTCCGTGGCGCAGGCGCTGGAGGCGCTGGAGGCCGCCACGGCCAGCGCGGGAGACATCACCGGACGCGTGCGGCTGTCCGTGCCCACCATCTCCCTGTCCACGGTGGTGACGCCCATCCTGCTGCGCTTCGCCCAGCGCCATCCCCAGGTGGAGGTGGAGCTGCGCATCGAGGACCGCTTCGTGGACATCGTCGCGGAGGGGCTGGACGCGGGCATCCGCCCGTTCGAGGCCGTCGAGCGGGACATGGTGCAGGTGCGTCTGTCCAAGCGCTTCCGCTACGTGGTGGTGGGCTCGCCCGCGTACCTCAAGCGCAAGGGGACGCCCCAGCGCCCGGAGGACCTGCTGGACCACGACTGCGTGAACATCGTCCTGCCGTCCTCCGGCGCGAAGTACGCGTGGGAGCTGGAGCGCGGCAGGAAGACCTGGCGCATCCCCGTGCGCGGCCCCGTGCTCGCCACCAACGAGGAGGTGCTGGTGGCGATGGCGGAGGCGGGCCTGGCGCTCATGTATGCCTTTGAGCCCACCATCGTGCCGCGCCTGAAGCGCGGCACCCTGAAGCTTGTCCTGGAGCCCTACGCGGCGTGGATGGAAGGACTGTTCCTCTACTTCCCCAGCCGCGCCCAGGTGTCCCCCGCGTTCCGCGCCTTCCTGGACGTGGCCCGCGAGGTGACGGCCGCAAGGGACTGA
- a CDS encoding S28 family serine protease, translating into MSRFFGRPAVLACALALGLQACGGSELPPESITPSAPEVQAQSLTQDAAPDILAQLQAIPGLTVVQEQPAPAPGVRFFVLTYDQPADHLRPNGTRFQQRMTLRYRSAEAPMVLASTGYGISTFSFQLEPTFLLQGNQLLVEHRFFEPSRPQPADWRLLSIEQAAADHHRIVQAFKPLFPGKWISTGGSKGGMTSLYHRAFFPRDVDATVAYVAPNSYGTQDPRYVKFLSKLGTPECREDIRNFQHEVLARRSETAPLFQAAGAANYGSTYDFLGVDKALEFSTLEVAFAFWQHGNASLCDLIPQPGAPAEALVGFLDRVVGLSYMSDGDLDYYAAYDFQAATQLGSYASEEGHLRGLLRYPRQYDPRNLVPFNMGPYPFNPLAMPLVEGWVKAFGERILLVYGENDPWSTGAFSVSARNDSYRFFEPGGNHGASITRLPEADQAVALERLRTWAGLPAQSTAEMSLRAKSAKSSGEPITTGVVDRRRGPPRD; encoded by the coding sequence ATGTCACGTTTCTTCGGTCGTCCCGCGGTGCTGGCGTGCGCGCTGGCACTGGGGCTCCAGGCCTGCGGCGGCAGCGAGCTTCCCCCCGAGTCCATCACCCCGAGCGCGCCGGAGGTCCAGGCGCAATCCCTGACACAGGACGCGGCGCCGGACATCCTGGCGCAATTGCAGGCGATTCCTGGCCTCACGGTGGTGCAGGAGCAGCCGGCGCCCGCGCCGGGCGTGCGGTTCTTCGTGCTGACCTATGACCAGCCCGCGGACCACCTGCGTCCGAACGGCACGCGCTTCCAGCAGCGGATGACGCTTCGCTACCGGAGCGCGGAGGCGCCCATGGTGCTGGCCAGCACCGGGTACGGCATCAGCACGTTCTCCTTCCAGCTGGAGCCCACCTTCCTCCTGCAGGGCAACCAGCTGCTGGTGGAGCACCGCTTCTTCGAGCCGTCCCGGCCGCAGCCCGCGGACTGGCGGCTGCTCAGCATCGAGCAGGCGGCGGCGGACCACCACCGCATCGTCCAGGCCTTCAAGCCGCTCTTCCCCGGCAAGTGGATCAGCACCGGCGGCAGCAAGGGCGGCATGACGTCGCTCTACCACCGGGCGTTCTTCCCGCGCGACGTGGACGCCACGGTGGCCTACGTGGCCCCCAACAGCTACGGCACGCAGGACCCGCGCTATGTGAAGTTCCTGAGCAAGCTGGGCACACCCGAGTGCCGTGAGGACATCCGGAACTTCCAGCACGAGGTGCTGGCGCGGCGCTCGGAGACGGCGCCCCTCTTCCAGGCGGCGGGCGCGGCGAATTACGGCAGCACCTACGACTTCCTGGGCGTGGACAAGGCGCTGGAGTTCAGCACGCTCGAGGTCGCCTTCGCCTTCTGGCAGCACGGCAACGCGTCGCTGTGCGACTTGATTCCCCAGCCGGGCGCGCCCGCGGAGGCGCTGGTGGGCTTCCTGGACCGGGTGGTCGGCCTCTCGTACATGAGCGACGGCGACCTGGACTACTACGCGGCCTATGACTTCCAGGCCGCGACGCAGCTGGGCAGCTACGCGTCCGAAGAGGGCCACCTGCGCGGCCTCCTGCGCTATCCCCGCCAGTACGACCCGCGGAATCTCGTGCCGTTCAACATGGGGCCGTACCCCTTCAACCCACTCGCCATGCCGCTCGTGGAGGGCTGGGTGAAGGCGTTCGGCGAGCGCATCCTGCTCGTCTACGGAGAGAACGACCCCTGGTCCACGGGCGCGTTCAGCGTGAGCGCGCGCAATGACTCGTACCGGTTCTTCGAGCCGGGCGGCAACCACGGCGCCAGCATCACGCGCCTGCCGGAAGCGGACCAGGCCGTGGCGCTGGAGCGGCTGCGCACCTGGGCGGGGCTGCCCGCGCAGAGCACCGCGGAGATGAGCCTGCGGGCCAAGAGCGCGAAGTCCTCGGGGGAGCCCATCACCACGGGCGTGGTGGACCGCCGCCGCGGCCCGCCGCGCGACTGA
- a CDS encoding zinc-dependent alcohol dehydrogenase family protein, with product MNVYEIRGAFGLDNLVRAERPDPVPGPFQVRVRVKATSLNSRDLMMVEGRYNPRQKLPLVPNSDGAGVVDAVGPGVTRVKVGDRVMTLFAQGWQSGEPTKAITATTLGGPLDGALADTLLLHEDGVVPTPAYLSDEEAATLPCAAVTAWSALVTQGGLKAGDTVLVQGTGGVSIFALQIARLFGAHVIVTSSRDDKLERALKLGAHEGINYVTTPDWEKAARTLTGGVGVDHVVEVGGSGTFEKSLKALRVGGTVSVIGVLSGGAGTVSLVPILMQNLRVQGVFVGHRQSFEALTRAFTLHDVHPVVDRVFPFAEARAAFEHMKQGAHFGKIVIKVS from the coding sequence ATGAACGTCTACGAGATTCGCGGTGCCTTCGGCCTGGACAACCTGGTGCGCGCGGAGCGACCGGACCCCGTGCCCGGACCCTTCCAGGTGCGCGTGCGCGTGAAGGCCACGAGCCTCAACTCGCGCGACCTGATGATGGTGGAGGGCCGCTACAACCCGCGCCAGAAGCTGCCGCTGGTGCCCAACTCGGACGGCGCGGGCGTGGTGGACGCGGTGGGGCCGGGCGTCACCCGCGTGAAGGTCGGCGACCGGGTGATGACGCTGTTCGCGCAGGGCTGGCAGTCCGGTGAGCCGACGAAGGCTATCACCGCCACCACGCTGGGCGGGCCGCTGGATGGCGCGCTCGCGGACACCCTGCTCCTGCACGAGGACGGCGTGGTGCCCACGCCCGCGTACCTCTCCGACGAGGAGGCCGCCACGCTGCCGTGCGCGGCGGTGACGGCGTGGAGCGCGCTCGTCACGCAGGGGGGACTCAAGGCCGGAGACACGGTGCTGGTCCAGGGCACGGGCGGCGTGTCCATCTTCGCGCTGCAGATTGCCCGGCTGTTCGGCGCGCACGTCATCGTCACATCCAGCCGCGACGACAAGCTGGAGCGGGCCCTGAAGCTGGGCGCGCACGAGGGTATCAACTACGTCACCACGCCGGACTGGGAGAAGGCGGCGCGCACGCTCACCGGAGGCGTGGGCGTGGACCACGTGGTGGAGGTGGGTGGCTCGGGGACGTTCGAGAAGTCACTCAAGGCGCTGCGCGTGGGCGGCACCGTGTCCGTCATCGGCGTGCTGTCCGGCGGGGCGGGCACCGTGTCGCTCGTCCCCATCCTGATGCAGAACCTGCGCGTGCAGGGTGTGTTCGTGGGGCACCGTCAGTCCTTCGAGGCGCTGACGCGCGCGTTCACGCTCCATGACGTCCACCCGGTGGTGGACCGCGTGTTCCCCTTCGCGGAAGCGCGCGCCGCCTTCGAGCACATGAAGCAGGGCGCGCACTTCGGGAAGATCGTCATCAAGGTGAGCTGA
- a CDS encoding TonB family protein, with the protein MLRIPKTAVVVLALALASGALAASGSPQLQTYFQGSVDSPTYQQQAFQRVAKAWKQPGPKGTPALGKKTIVQAVLDKDGKLVSTAILTESGAKAWDAAALAAVKKAAPFPPLPKSTATATVEAHFHFAWVSSP; encoded by the coding sequence ATGCTCCGCATCCCGAAAACCGCCGTGGTGGTGCTCGCGCTGGCCCTCGCTTCCGGGGCCCTGGCCGCGAGCGGCAGTCCGCAGCTCCAGACCTACTTCCAGGGCTCGGTGGACAGCCCCACCTACCAGCAGCAGGCCTTCCAGCGCGTGGCGAAGGCCTGGAAGCAGCCGGGCCCCAAGGGCACACCGGCCCTGGGCAAGAAGACCATCGTCCAGGCCGTGCTCGACAAGGACGGCAAGCTGGTCTCCACCGCCATCCTCACCGAGTCCGGCGCCAAGGCGTGGGACGCGGCCGCGCTCGCCGCGGTGAAGAAGGCGGCGCCCTTCCCGCCCCTGCCCAAGAGCACCGCCACGGCCACGGTGGAGGCCCACTTCCACTTCGCGTGGGTCAGCTCACCTTGA
- a CDS encoding DUF2378 family protein: MTPERLVFQQSFEGLIRALGDHLDEPCARQLRDVGIDPRGKLAVAYPLEVWVESLKLAASVLAPAATLDDGAEVVGRRFLEGYGATLIGSALLAGVRLLGPHRMLERMTRNLRTGTNYLEARLEQTGPTRYVLTCRPVVVAGFYRGLFSAGLEMSGAHGASVVLMRAAGDAAVYDLSWLPEKGASKPPEAKPLPPRGPQPRN, from the coding sequence ATGACCCCCGAACGCCTTGTCTTCCAGCAGAGCTTCGAAGGGCTGATTCGCGCCCTGGGTGACCACCTGGACGAGCCGTGCGCGCGGCAGCTGCGCGACGTGGGCATCGATCCTCGCGGAAAGCTGGCGGTGGCCTATCCGCTGGAGGTGTGGGTGGAGTCGCTGAAGCTGGCGGCGTCCGTGCTCGCGCCCGCGGCCACGCTGGACGACGGCGCGGAGGTGGTGGGCCGGCGCTTCCTGGAGGGCTACGGGGCCACGCTCATCGGCAGCGCGCTGCTGGCGGGGGTGCGGCTTCTGGGGCCACACCGGATGCTGGAGCGGATGACGCGCAACCTGCGCACGGGCACCAACTACCTGGAGGCGCGGCTGGAGCAGACCGGCCCCACGCGCTACGTGCTCACCTGCCGCCCGGTGGTGGTGGCCGGCTTCTACCGGGGCCTCTTCTCCGCCGGCCTGGAGATGAGCGGCGCACACGGCGCCTCCGTGGTGCTGATGCGCGCCGCGGGTGACGCGGCCGTGTACGACCTGTCCTGGCTGCCGGAGAAGGGCGCCAGCAAGCCCCCCGAAGCGAAGCCCCTGCCGCCCCGAGGCCCCCAGCCGAGGAACTGA
- a CDS encoding sigma 54-interacting transcriptional regulator, producing the protein MPHDALADVSTAAMQERGGARGTPRAVPALTVVSHPVPQRVGERLLLDAVVAGRTLALSRNAPDFAKPGSSLGLPLADPFVSRKPLELSALAAGGVRLSVPEDGTHVVAAGGPLQGARDFGPAELMDGVALELSGRVVLLLHTVELDGEGLVDTQGMVGESAGLRRLRKHIERVADLDVSVLIRGETGTGKELVAQAIHRLSPRRDGRFVSVNLGAIPKELAAAELFGSKKGAYSGATQDREGFFRAAHGGTLFLDEVGEAPPEVQVMLLRVLETGELYPVGASQPVKVDVRLIAATDAHLEEQIRDGRFKAPLLHRLAGYDLRVPALRERREDVGRLFFHFAREELAALGDAARLDSEDPHAEPWLPAPLASRLVRAAWPGNIRQLRNLTRQLVIGSRGQARLQLDPQLEEALGTAAGAGTAPMPQGAHVGIGAAVAPAWAAGAGTAPMPQGAQASAGTPVAPARGADAPEAREAAVPRRKPSQVTEAELLAALRASAWDLKAAADALGIPRPSVYDLIERSPNLRTAGDLGADEITRCFEACGGDLDAMVRTLEVSKRALGRRLKELGLTAKAP; encoded by the coding sequence ATGCCGCATGACGCCCTCGCAGATGTCTCCACGGCCGCGATGCAGGAGCGCGGAGGTGCACGGGGGACTCCCCGCGCCGTGCCCGCGCTGACGGTGGTGTCCCACCCGGTGCCCCAGCGCGTGGGGGAGCGGCTGCTGTTGGACGCGGTGGTGGCGGGACGGACCCTGGCCCTGTCGCGCAACGCGCCGGACTTCGCGAAGCCGGGCAGCTCGCTGGGGCTGCCGCTGGCGGATCCATTCGTGAGCCGCAAGCCGCTGGAGCTGTCCGCCCTCGCGGCCGGGGGCGTGCGCCTGTCGGTGCCGGAGGATGGCACGCATGTGGTCGCGGCGGGCGGGCCGCTCCAGGGCGCGAGGGACTTCGGGCCGGCGGAGCTGATGGACGGGGTGGCGCTGGAGCTGTCGGGCCGCGTGGTGCTGCTCTTGCACACGGTGGAGCTGGACGGCGAGGGCCTGGTGGACACGCAGGGCATGGTGGGCGAGAGCGCGGGCCTGCGGCGGCTGCGCAAGCACATCGAGCGGGTGGCGGACCTGGACGTGTCGGTGCTCATCCGGGGAGAGACGGGCACGGGCAAGGAGCTGGTGGCGCAGGCCATCCACCGGCTGTCACCGCGCCGGGATGGGCGCTTCGTCAGCGTCAACCTGGGGGCCATCCCCAAGGAGCTGGCGGCGGCGGAGCTGTTCGGTTCGAAGAAGGGCGCGTACTCCGGGGCCACGCAGGACCGCGAGGGCTTCTTCCGCGCCGCGCACGGAGGCACGCTGTTCCTGGACGAGGTGGGCGAGGCGCCGCCGGAAGTGCAGGTGATGCTCCTGCGGGTGCTGGAGACGGGGGAGCTGTACCCCGTGGGCGCCAGCCAGCCGGTGAAGGTGGACGTGCGGCTCATCGCCGCGACGGACGCGCACCTGGAGGAGCAGATCCGCGACGGGCGCTTCAAGGCGCCGCTCTTGCACCGGCTGGCGGGCTACGACCTGCGCGTGCCCGCGCTGCGTGAACGGCGCGAGGACGTGGGCCGGTTGTTCTTCCACTTCGCGCGAGAGGAGCTGGCGGCGCTGGGGGATGCGGCGCGGCTGGACTCGGAGGACCCGCACGCGGAGCCGTGGCTGCCGGCGCCGCTGGCGTCGCGGCTGGTGCGGGCGGCGTGGCCGGGGAACATCCGGCAGCTGCGAAACCTCACGCGGCAGCTCGTCATCGGGAGCCGGGGACAGGCACGCTTGCAGCTGGATCCCCAGTTGGAGGAAGCGCTGGGCACGGCGGCGGGAGCGGGGACCGCGCCGATGCCGCAAGGAGCCCACGTGGGGATTGGCGCCGCAGTGGCTCCGGCGTGGGCGGCGGGAGCGGGGACCGCGCCGATGCCGCAAGGAGCACAGGCCTCGGCTGGCACTCCCGTGGCTCCGGCTCGCGGCGCTGACGCTCCGGAGGCTCGCGAGGCGGCGGTGCCCCGGCGCAAGCCTTCGCAGGTGACGGAGGCGGAGCTGCTGGCCGCGCTGCGGGCGAGCGCATGGGACCTGAAGGCCGCGGCGGATGCGTTGGGTATTCCGCGTCCGTCCGTCTACGACCTCATCGAGCGCAGCCCGAACCTGCGCACCGCCGGGGACCTGGGCGCGGACGAAATCACCCGCTGCTTCGAGGCCTGCGGCGGCGACCTGGACGCGATGGTGCGCACGCTGGAGGTGTCGAAGCGCGCGCTGGGGCGGCGGTTGAAGGAGCTGGGGCTGACGGCGAAGGCACCCTGA
- a CDS encoding TetR family transcriptional regulator, whose translation MGRWEPNARDRLAQAAMTLFQEHGYDRTTVEEIAARAGLTERTFFRYFTDKKEVLFGGSDALHERIVTTIAEAPPGAAPLDTVAAALESLTPFFKDRRDHARARQTLLVAHAELRERELIKLASLASAAAETLRKRGVTEPTASLAAEAGIAVFKVAFERWLEDPKAQDLSRHIQLGLDELRAVTASTSATVTPAAPPRQPARPARARKP comes from the coding sequence ATGGGCCGCTGGGAACCCAACGCACGAGACCGGCTCGCACAGGCCGCGATGACCCTGTTCCAGGAGCACGGGTACGACCGGACGACGGTGGAGGAGATCGCCGCGCGCGCTGGGCTCACGGAGCGGACGTTCTTCCGCTACTTCACCGACAAGAAGGAGGTCCTGTTCGGGGGCTCGGACGCGCTCCACGAGCGCATCGTCACCACCATCGCGGAGGCGCCTCCGGGGGCCGCGCCGCTCGACACGGTCGCCGCCGCTCTCGAGTCGCTGACGCCCTTCTTCAAGGACCGCCGCGACCATGCCCGGGCGCGCCAGACGCTCCTCGTCGCGCACGCCGAGCTTCGGGAGCGCGAGCTGATCAAGCTGGCCTCCCTGGCCTCGGCCGCCGCGGAGACCCTGCGAAAGCGCGGCGTCACCGAGCCCACCGCGAGCCTGGCCGCCGAAGCGGGCATCGCGGTCTTCAAGGTCGCGTTCGAGCGCTGGCTCGAGGACCCCAAGGCGCAAGACCTCTCACGGCACATCCAGCTCGGGCTCGACGAGCTCAGGGCCGTCACCGCGAGCACCAGCGCCACCGTGACTCCGGCAGCGCCGCCACGGCAGCCCGCCCGGCCGGCCAGGGCCCGCAAGCCCTGA